The nucleotide sequence AAACCCGCTCACGCCTATTCAACTGTCGGCTGAACGTCTGCGCCGCCGCTATTTAAAAGAAATTAGCAGCGATCCGGAAGTATTCGTGCAGTGTCTTGATACGATTATACGTCAGGTCGAAGACATTGGCCGTATGGTAGATGAATTCTCCGGCTTTGCACGCATGCCAACCGCCGTGATGGTGCCAACCAATTTGAATGATGTATGCCGCCAGGCTGTTCTGTTGCGCAGCGCAGGACGCACTGACATCGATGTAAAAACCGATCTGCCACATGAAATCCTGATGGCAACCTGCGATGGCCGATTACTCAGCCAGTCTATTTCCAATCTCATCAAAAATGCGATGGAATCCATTGAAGGCAGGGAAATAGAAAACCCGCCGCGAGGTCTTGTTGTTGTCTCGCTCAATCACATTGGCGAAGAAGCTGTCATTACAATTGAAGATAACGGCAAAGGCTTGCCTAAAGAACAACGTCACCGCTTGACTGAACCCTATGTGACCACACGTGCCAAAGGAACTGGTCTAGGTCTTGCGATTGTAAAGAAGATTATGGAAGACCATCATGGTTCGCTCACCCTCGAAGATAGAATCGAAGGCGGTGCGCGAGTCACGTTACGCTTCCCGATATTGCATTTGGAAGACAACCAGAAAGACTCTGCCGAAGCAGTTGAAGAAACCCCAAGGGTCGCGCACAATAGGACATAAGTTTTGATTCTTTTTGTTTTTTATAATTGGGCATGGCGCCCATATAAACAATAAGATGATGTAAATTTGAACGAGGATAGCATGACGCACGATATTCTGATTGTAGATGATGAAGCGGACATCCGGTTGCAGGTAGCTGGCATCTTGAGTGATGAAGGGTACAAAACGCGCGAAGCTTCTTCTTCCGAACTTGCTATCCATGAAATTGCGCAACGCCTCCCAAGTCTGGTGATTTTGGATATCTGGTTACAGGGCAGCAAACTGGATGGGTTGCAACTTCTCGAACACATCGCCAAAACTTACCCCACACTTCCGGTCATTATGATTTCGGGTCATGGCAATATCGAAACCGCGGTTGCAGCAGTGAAGAAAGGCGCATTCGATTTTATTGAAAAGCCCTTCAAGTCTGACCGCTTATTATTGGTGGTCGATAAAGCACTACAGGCCTTTCGGCTGAAACGCGAAAATGAAGAATTAAAGCTAAAATTGGGCGATTCGGAGCTGATTGGAAAATCCCCATCCGTTCAGGAAATCCGCAAGACTTTGGAAAAGGTGGCACCAACCGGTAGCCGCGTAATGATCACTGGCCCAGCCGGCGCAGGCAAAGAAATCATCGCACGTCAGCTTCACAAAATGTCCCGCCGTGAAGAAGGCCCGTTCGTGGTTGTTAACTGCGCGACCATGCAACCTGACCGCCTTGAAGTGGAACTCTTCGGAACGGAACTCGGCGTTAATGGCGCATCCCGTAAAATCGGTTTCTTGGAACAGGCCCATAACGGTACCTTATTGCTTGATGAAGTTGCTGACATGCCACTCGAAACCCAAGGCAAGATTTTACGTGCATTGCAGGAACAATCCTTCACACGCGTGGGCGGCAACACCAAGGTACAAGTGGATGTGCGCGTGATTGCATCCAGCAACAAGAACCTTGATTTGCTGATGGCCGAAGGCAGCCTTCGCCAAGATCTTTACTACCGTTTGAACGTCGTACCGATTAAGGTATCTGCGCTTCGTGAACGCCGCGATGATATACCATTGCTTGCTCAGCACTTCTTAAACCGCGCCGCTGAAAACGCCGGTTTGCCCGTGCGCACCCTTGGTGAAGATGCCTTGGCGGCATTGCAAGCTTACGAATGGCCCGGCAACATCCGCCAATTGCGTAACGCGATGGAATGGATTTTGATTATCCATAACAACAGCAAGGATGAACCTATCCGCGCTGATATGCTGCCACCTGAAATCACTTCCAGCACGCCAAACGTGCTGAAATGGGAAAAGGGCGGCGAAATCATGATGCTGCCGTTGCGTGATGCGCGCGAAATGTTTGAACGTGAATATCTGCTGGCACAGGTTACGCGCTTTGGCGGAAATATTTCCCGCACAGCAAACTTTATCGGTATGGAACGCTCCGCGCTTCACCGCAAGCTGAAGATGCTAGGCGTCCACGGCTCCGGCCATGGGGTTCCAGAACCGGAAATCATTGCGGCTACCCACGTAAACTGACCTTTGTCATTCCCGCGAAAGCGGGAAGCGATGTGCAATAACAATGTCTCATCATTCTTTTCACAGCCTGCCTCAGGCCGTTTTGTTTGATTGGGACAATACCCTTATTGAAAACTGGCAAACCTTAACCGACAGTGTGAATGCTGCACTAAAAGCATTCAATCTGCCGCTATGGGATGTTCCGCGCATGATGGAAAATTCCAAGCACAGCATGCGTGATAGTTTTCCGGTTATTTTTGGGGATGACTGGCACCGGGCGCGCGATATTTTTTATGCGCATTTCCGTGAAAACCACCTCAGTGGTCTACACAAACTCCGTCATGCAGAAGAATTGCTAAACCTGCTTGATGCGCATGGCGTGAAGCTAACAATATGTAGCAACAAAAATGGTGATTTGCTTCGCCGCGAGGTCGCACATCTGAATTGGAGCCATTATTTTTCCAGTATCGTCGGCGCAACCGATGCCCCCAAGGATAAACCTGACCCCGCGCCAGCCCAGCTCATCATCCAAAGCAATAATCTCAAGCATTATGAAAATGTCTGGTTTATCGGGGATACCGTGACGGATATGATTTGTGGCACTAAATCAGGCTGTTTAACCGTGGGAATAGGGCAAGCGGCCCTTGAAAACCCTGAATTTCAGCCTTCGATTTGGGTTTATGACCTTGGGGAACTCTTGACAGAATTGAAGCAGCTTCTATCCTCAAGTTAACGTCCCAATAATAATAAAAAAAGAAGCCGCCATGTCCGATAAACAAAATGTGCAAGACGTATTCCTCAATTCCGTACGCAAAGCCAAAGTTCCCGTCACTGTGTTTCTGGTGAACGGTGTTAAGTTGCAGGGGATTATAACCTGGTTTGATAACTTTTCGCTGCTGCTCCGCCGTGATAGCCATATCCAGCTGGTCTATAAGCACGCCATTTCCACTATTATGCCATCCGGCCCTGTATCGCTGTTTGAAGCACAAGAAGCTGAACAAGCGTGATTGAACGCGAACACCTCACAACCGTAGATCCGGCGCGAACTTTTATTGTTCAGCCCATGTTCCGCTTTACCAATGCGCGCCGCAGCAGTGATGCGTTATTGGAAGAAGCGACAGGTCTCGCCGAAGCCATCCAGCTGAATCTGGTGGGCAGCAAAATCATAAATATCACCAACCCATCCCCCGCCACCTTGATGGGGAAGGGGCAAATGGCGGATATCGGTGCATTTTGCAAGGAAAACAAGGTCGAACTGGTATTTGTGAACCATAACATCACGCCGCCGCAACAACGCAATTTGGAACGTGAATGGAACGCCAAAGTCATCGACCGTACCGGCCTGATTTTAGAAATTTTTGGCGCCCGCGCCAGAACGAAGGAAGGCCAGTTGCAGGTTGAACTTGCCGCGCTCAGTTACCAACGCTCGCGCCTTGTGCGTTCATGGACCCACTTGGAACGGCAACGCGGCGGCTTCGGCTTTCTTGGCGGCCCTGGGGAATCCCAGCTCGAACTTGATCGGCGCCTCATCAGCAACCGGATTATCAAAATCAAAGAGGAACTAGATGATGTGCGCCGTATGCGCGGCCTACACCGCAAACAACGCGAACGCGCGGAACAACCGGTTATTGCGCTGGTTGGCTACACCAACGCAGGTAAATCAACGCTGTTTAACCGCCTGACGGATGCTGGCGTTATGGCTGAAAACCTGCTCTTTGCAACGCTGGACCCCACCATGCGGCAAATCACGCTGCCATCCGGCAAGCAGGCTATTTTATCGGATACCGTAGGTTTCATTTCCGATTTGCCAACGCATTTGGTTGAAGCATTCCACGCCACACTGGAAGAAGTTGAAAACGCCGATATCATTTTGCATGTGCGCGATATTTCCCATGAAGACACGCGCGCCCAAAAGGAAGATGTGCAAAATGTCCTTGAAACACTGGCGATTAATCATGACGACCCGCGCGTGATAGAAGCCTTGAATAAAATTGACGTCATTCCGCCGGAAGACAGGCAAACTATTATCCAGCAATCCCGCCGTTCAGGCCGTGAAACCATGAGTTCATGGTCGTTTCAAGGTGATGTCGTAAAGGGTGCCAGCGCCGCTATATCAGCATTAAGCGGGGAGGGGATTGATGATCTCCTCCATATGATTGATGAGCGGCTCAAGCTCGGCCATAAGAGTTATTCGATAAAACTCAGCTATAGCGAGGGCGCGCCCTTAGCATGGCTTTATGAAAATGGCACCATTATCAATCGCAAAGACAATGCCAAACACATTGTGCTTGAGGTGGAGTTAAGCCCTGCAAACTGGGGCCGCTATCAGGCGCAATTTGGAAAACGCAAATGAACATCGATATTGATAAAGTCGCATCTGCCATCCGTGATGTAGCCGCAACTGAAATTCTACCGCGTTGGCGCAATCTGGCCGCCGGCGATATTCAGGAAAAGACCGGCCCGCAGGATTTAGTTACGATTGCCGACCAAGCAGCAGAAAAAGCGCTTTCAGCAAAGCTTCTTTCACTCTATCCAGAAACGGTCGTGGTGGGGGAGGAGGGCGTAGAAGCCGATCCTTCAAAGATGGATTTGTTCAAACAGAACCAGCCCATTTGGGTTATCGACCCTATTGACGGTACAATGGCCTTTGCTGGTGGTAAACCGGAATTCGATGTCATGTTAGCGCTGACGCAAAATCATTCACTCGATGCTGGCTGGATCTACTCCCCCGTACAAGATGATATGTATTTCGCAACACGCGAACACGGTGCGATGCGCATTCATAAAAAAGCACAGGCGCAGAAATTATCTGCACCGACCATCCACGGAATTAAAAACTACACGGGTATTTTGGGCAACAAACTGCTTTCAAAAGAACACCGCGATTTCGTGAAATCGCAAGAGCCCAAATTCACGAAAATCTATTCATCCATCAGTGCGGGGCATGATTATGCGATGCTGATGCGCGGGGAAGCACAATTCGCCGTCTATGGCAAATGCATGCCGTGGGATCATCTTCCTGGCCTTACCATGCTTTCATGTCTGGGTTTCGTATATTGCAAGCACGACGGCAGCGCCTATGTGCCCGGCGATACCACGGGCGGTCTTATCATTGCACCCAATAAATCCGCGCTTGATGAAATCCGCGCGATTGTCATGGCAATGCACTAAAGCTATTTTTAGAATCTCGCTGCGGCTAAAGATTTTCAGATGGTTTCGAGAACCGGAGCGCAGCGTACGTTTAAGTACCTGAGCACCGGAAGCGCAGAAAGCTCTGAAAAGCTAACGCCGCAGTTAGAGATTATTTTACGCCTGCTTTGCGTACGGCGTTCCACATGGTCACTAATTCATCCAAGCCAACATCTTGCGGTTTTTTGCCTTGGCTCGCCAAGGTTCCTTCAATACTGTGAAAGCGCTTTTCAAATTTGCGGTTGGTGGTGCGCAGCGCATATTCAGGATCAACGCGCAATTTACGTCCAATATTGGCAACCACAAACATTACATCGCCCAATTCTTCGGTTAAACGGTCAACTAATTCCAGATCCAAAGGTTCTTTTTTGGTTTGGCGCTCGGCAACTACTTCTTTCAATTCAGCGATTTCTTCATCTAACTTCGCAAAAATATCCTTGATATCCGTCCATTCAAAGCCAACGCGGGCAGCGCGGCTTTGCAATTTAACGGCACGCGTGACGGCGGGCAGGGCATGCGCCACATCATCCAATGCGCTGGGCGTACCGCCTTGCGCTGTTGTTTTGGCATCGCGCTTGGCTTGTTTATCGCCTTCCCACATTTTCATCAACGCGGCATGGTCTTCCAGCTTTTTGTCCTCGAATACATGGGGGTGGCGTTCAATCATTTTCTCTGCTGCCGCATCGGCAATTTCATCAAAGCTGAACAGCTTTTTATCGGTGCCAATTTGCGCATAGAACACAATCTGGAACAGCAAATCGCCCAATTCTTCTTTCAATGCTGTCATGTCCTGACGTTCGATGGCTTCGACCACTTCATATACTTCTTCCAGCGTATATTTAGTGATGGTCGCAAAATCCTGCGCCACATCCCATGGGCAACCCTTTTCGGTGTCGCGTAACCGCGCCATAACCGCAAGCAGCTTTTCAGTACCTTTTAATGGGCCTTTTTGGTCGTTTCTATTCATGGAATCTTCCCTATAATCTTATGATTGATTCAAGCTAAAGCAGAATGCAACGGAAATGAAGGCACATTTTATAGGGTTAGGCGGCGTTGGTATGTCAGCAACGGCAAAGCTGTTACGCGATGCTGGCTGGGCCATTACCGGCAGCGATGAGGCCGTTTACCCACCCATTTCAACCGTGCTGGAAAAAGAAAAACTGGAATGCCGTACGCCCTATGCCCCAAGCAATATTCCGCCAGACGTCGATTTAATCGTTATCGGCAAAAACGCCAAGCTTGTGCCTGAAACAAACGCGGAGGTTGCAGCGGCATACCAATCAGGCAAGCGGATAGCATCTTTCCCAGAAGTACTTGGCGAATTATCAACCAGCAAGACATCGGTTGTGGTAGCGGGCAGTTATGGCAAATCATCCTGCTCGGCTCTGCTGGCGCATATTTTACAATCTGCGGGGTTAGACCCTTCGTTTTTTATTGGCGCGGTGCCACTCACTCCGTCATCTCCTGCGCAGATAGGGAAGGGGGATCTATTTGTCTTTGAAGGTGATGAATATCCATCCTCCAATACCGATAACCGTTCTAAATTCCTGCATTTAAAACCAAAGCATATTCTGCTTACGCCGCTGGCGCATGACCATGTGAATATATTTCCAACCGTAGATGCTTACCTTGCGCCGTTTAAACAATTGGTCACATTATTGCCGCCTGCAACATCGCTCATTGCCGCAACCAGCGGCCCATTAAGCAAGCAATTTCTGGGCAGTATAAAAAGTCCCGCCATTACCTATGGCGTGAGTGAGGGAGATTATACGGTAACCAATATCACCTACGGTGAAAACGATAAAACCAAGTTTGATATCATACATAACGGCAAATCTGTTTGCTGCGTAGCCACCACACAGCTTGGTGAACATAGCATTGAAAATATCCTTGGCTGCGCTGCGTTTGTATTCACCAATTGCCGCGTTACGCCACAAGCTTTTGTGCATGCAATTGACAGCTTCAAAGGGGTCATGCGACGCCTAGATAAAAAATCGGATAAAACATCCATTCCCATGTATGAAGGGTTCGGGTCGTCCTATGACAAGGCGCGCTCCGCCATCGCTGCGGTTAAACGCGGCTTTCCTAATCGTAACCTTGTCGTGGTGTTCGAACCCCATACCTTTAGCTGGCGCAGTCATGATACGCTGCATTGGTATGATGATGTCTTTGAAGGCGCAACGCGCACTTATGTGTATCAACCCGCATCACAGGGAGCTGGCACCCACAATCAGGCCAGTCATGCCGATATTATGGCGCGGTTAAAAGCTGTGAATTGCAACGCAGCTGCAATCTCTGCGCCGGATGAAGCATTAAAGCGTATCGGCAATGATTTAAAAGCCGATGATGTGGTGCTGTTCCTTACATCCGGTGATTTGGGCGGGTTGATTAAAACCGTGCCTGAATTCGCCGAAAAGAAATTCCCAATTTAGGATTCACAAAACAGCTTGAAATCCAGAATAATCCGTCGCCCTTTGCGGATATTCAAACGATGAAAGCCATGGAAGCTTTTATCGCTCCGCGCAAATGCGAAAAAGCGATTTGGTAGATAGGGAGAATAATCCACTTTATGAAATCCATCGAATGGTAAATGGACGCCGTCGGTTGAAATACGGTTTGGGTCATCCGCCGCATACACTTCGGTTCCCAAATCGGGCTGCGCGTCATCCTCGGCAAAGTATAAAATGCCGGTTAAAATTTTGCGCGGGCTATCGGTATGTGGCCCAAGAAAATAGCCATTTGTACTTTCTACTAAATTCGCACTTGGCCCCAGTTTCCATTTTTCACGCTGCAACCTATCCAGCGTTTCGGCTGGCAATAACTGCTTGAGCATTACTGATAAAAACAAATCATGCGAAAAGAAGGAGGCAAGAGCACTCCAAACCGGTCTTTGCTGCGGGCTTAGCCGTTCAATATAGGCCGGTTGTAACGGGAATTCGCGGCGAGCCAGCGCACCTGATTTAGCATATTCATCAACCGCCTGCCCAATGGCCTTGCTATCATCAAACTGTTGCTGCGTTGGCAGATTTGCATAAATAAAATCATACATCTCGCGCGGAAAGAA is from Alphaproteobacteria bacterium and encodes:
- a CDS encoding sigma-54 dependent transcriptional regulator, which produces MTHDILIVDDEADIRLQVAGILSDEGYKTREASSSELAIHEIAQRLPSLVILDIWLQGSKLDGLQLLEHIAKTYPTLPVIMISGHGNIETAVAAVKKGAFDFIEKPFKSDRLLLVVDKALQAFRLKRENEELKLKLGDSELIGKSPSVQEIRKTLEKVAPTGSRVMITGPAGAGKEIIARQLHKMSRREEGPFVVVNCATMQPDRLEVELFGTELGVNGASRKIGFLEQAHNGTLLLDEVADMPLETQGKILRALQEQSFTRVGGNTKVQVDVRVIASSNKNLDLLMAEGSLRQDLYYRLNVVPIKVSALRERRDDIPLLAQHFLNRAAENAGLPVRTLGEDALAALQAYEWPGNIRQLRNAMEWILIIHNNSKDEPIRADMLPPEITSSTPNVLKWEKGGEIMMLPLRDAREMFEREYLLAQVTRFGGNISRTANFIGMERSALHRKLKMLGVHGSGHGVPEPEIIAATHVN
- a CDS encoding HAD family hydrolase is translated as MSHHSFHSLPQAVLFDWDNTLIENWQTLTDSVNAALKAFNLPLWDVPRMMENSKHSMRDSFPVIFGDDWHRARDIFYAHFRENHLSGLHKLRHAEELLNLLDAHGVKLTICSNKNGDLLRREVAHLNWSHYFSSIVGATDAPKDKPDPAPAQLIIQSNNLKHYENVWFIGDTVTDMICGTKSGCLTVGIGQAALENPEFQPSIWVYDLGELLTELKQLLSSS
- the hfq gene encoding RNA chaperone Hfq gives rise to the protein MSDKQNVQDVFLNSVRKAKVPVTVFLVNGVKLQGIITWFDNFSLLLRRDSHIQLVYKHAISTIMPSGPVSLFEAQEAEQA
- the hflX gene encoding GTPase HflX; the protein is MIEREHLTTVDPARTFIVQPMFRFTNARRSSDALLEEATGLAEAIQLNLVGSKIINITNPSPATLMGKGQMADIGAFCKENKVELVFVNHNITPPQQRNLEREWNAKVIDRTGLILEIFGARARTKEGQLQVELAALSYQRSRLVRSWTHLERQRGGFGFLGGPGESQLELDRRLISNRIIKIKEELDDVRRMRGLHRKQRERAEQPVIALVGYTNAGKSTLFNRLTDAGVMAENLLFATLDPTMRQITLPSGKQAILSDTVGFISDLPTHLVEAFHATLEEVENADIILHVRDISHEDTRAQKEDVQNVLETLAINHDDPRVIEALNKIDVIPPEDRQTIIQQSRRSGRETMSSWSFQGDVVKGASAAISALSGEGIDDLLHMIDERLKLGHKSYSIKLSYSEGAPLAWLYENGTIINRKDNAKHIVLEVELSPANWGRYQAQFGKRK
- a CDS encoding inositol monophosphatase, translating into MNIDIDKVASAIRDVAATEILPRWRNLAAGDIQEKTGPQDLVTIADQAAEKALSAKLLSLYPETVVVGEEGVEADPSKMDLFKQNQPIWVIDPIDGTMAFAGGKPEFDVMLALTQNHSLDAGWIYSPVQDDMYFATREHGAMRIHKKAQAQKLSAPTIHGIKNYTGILGNKLLSKEHRDFVKSQEPKFTKIYSSISAGHDYAMLMRGEAQFAVYGKCMPWDHLPGLTMLSCLGFVYCKHDGSAYVPGDTTGGLIIAPNKSALDEIRAIVMAMH
- the mazG gene encoding nucleoside triphosphate pyrophosphohydrolase — protein: MNRNDQKGPLKGTEKLLAVMARLRDTEKGCPWDVAQDFATITKYTLEEVYEVVEAIERQDMTALKEELGDLLFQIVFYAQIGTDKKLFSFDEIADAAAEKMIERHPHVFEDKKLEDHAALMKMWEGDKQAKRDAKTTAQGGTPSALDDVAHALPAVTRAVKLQSRAARVGFEWTDIKDIFAKLDEEIAELKEVVAERQTKKEPLDLELVDRLTEELGDVMFVVANIGRKLRVDPEYALRTTNRKFEKRFHSIEGTLASQGKKPQDVGLDELVTMWNAVRKAGVK
- a CDS encoding Mur ligase family protein, which encodes MKAHFIGLGGVGMSATAKLLRDAGWAITGSDEAVYPPISTVLEKEKLECRTPYAPSNIPPDVDLIVIGKNAKLVPETNAEVAAAYQSGKRIASFPEVLGELSTSKTSVVVAGSYGKSSCSALLAHILQSAGLDPSFFIGAVPLTPSSPAQIGKGDLFVFEGDEYPSSNTDNRSKFLHLKPKHILLTPLAHDHVNIFPTVDAYLAPFKQLVTLLPPATSLIAATSGPLSKQFLGSIKSPAITYGVSEGDYTVTNITYGENDKTKFDIIHNGKSVCCVATTQLGEHSIENILGCAAFVFTNCRVTPQAFVHAIDSFKGVMRRLDKKSDKTSIPMYEGFGSSYDKARSAIAAVKRGFPNRNLVVVFEPHTFSWRSHDTLHWYDDVFEGATRTYVYQPASQGAGTHNQASHADIMARLKAVNCNAAAISAPDEALKRIGNDLKADDVVLFLTSGDLGGLIKTVPEFAEKKFPI